In Elusimicrobiota bacterium, the following are encoded in one genomic region:
- a CDS encoding cytochrome c biogenesis protein ResB: MGLVTACTLAQASMGVHPAVERYIRSWFIYWRGVPVAPGGATAGLLLLANLLAAQFQRLELSWRKGGLWLVHSGLVFLFLGEFVSGAFQEESQMTLVRGRPQSYSQSPREVELALTDVTEKGRDRVYAIGEGLLRAGSLVSDARLPFQAAIKKIERRRSPGAAEGELDEVSAEVELLDQGKPIGSWRLDAHHSQTEVFSAQGRQFTLSLRPRRVYLPFTMTLEKFVHEVYPGTDIPKGFSSLVRLEDPGARESRNAVISMNNPLRRGGRSFYQASYLDDSTSILQVVSNPGRSLPYVSCVLVCAGLLLHFLRRIL, from the coding sequence ATGGGCCTGGTGACGGCCTGCACCTTGGCGCAGGCCAGTATGGGAGTCCACCCGGCCGTGGAAAGGTATATCCGCAGCTGGTTTATTTATTGGAGGGGCGTTCCCGTGGCTCCGGGAGGAGCCACGGCGGGCTTGTTGCTCCTGGCCAATCTTCTCGCGGCTCAGTTCCAGCGCCTCGAGCTTTCCTGGCGCAAGGGCGGGCTTTGGCTCGTGCATTCGGGCCTGGTCTTCTTGTTCTTGGGGGAATTCGTCTCCGGGGCTTTCCAGGAAGAATCGCAAATGACCTTGGTCCGGGGCCGGCCGCAGAGTTACAGCCAAAGTCCGCGCGAGGTCGAGCTGGCCTTGACCGACGTCACGGAGAAAGGCCGCGACAGGGTGTACGCCATTGGCGAGGGTCTGCTGCGCGCGGGGAGCCTGGTCAGCGACGCCCGCCTGCCTTTCCAGGCGGCGATCAAAAAAATCGAGAGGCGCCGCTCTCCCGGCGCCGCGGAGGGTGAACTCGATGAGGTCTCGGCCGAGGTAGAGCTTTTGGACCAAGGCAAGCCCATCGGTTCCTGGCGGCTCGACGCACACCACTCCCAGACGGAGGTTTTCTCGGCGCAAGGACGGCAGTTCACTCTGTCCCTGAGGCCGCGGCGGGTCTACCTGCCTTTCACCATGACCTTGGAGAAATTCGTGCATGAGGTTTATCCCGGCACCGACATTCCCAAGGGCTTCTCGAGCTTGGTCAGGCTCGAGGATCCCGGTGCCCGGGAAAGCCGGAACGCCGTCATTTCCATGAATAATCCCCTGCGCCGGGGCGGGCGTTCCTTCTATCAAGCCAGCTACCTGGACGACTCGACCTCGATTCTCCAGGTGGTCTCCAATCCCGGGCGCTCGCTGCCTTACGTCTCCTGCGTCCTGGTCTGCGCCGGGCTCTTGCTTCACTTCCTGAGGCGGATTCTATGA
- the ccsA gene encoding cytochrome c biogenesis protein CcsA: MRRIWRRVLPLGLGAAALWPAGPGGPGGFDLKRFAELPVLHAGRVKPLDTVARSSLLMIKGGQTLSLDGQRASATRWLLEAAARPESADAQKIFRVDDPELLGLMGKPQGGPRYHSFIALEGSFGEISAQAERAESRPASGRSRFQAAVMNLSERLKLYQSLKNTLRPEDAGDWPAEIARYRLAAPAAAAAIGAHMRGKAFKRSDLAGLGEFFERCRRLTQAGAFRPLPPSAGSPDWSDSGSAFIRELTGDAPHPGADAYAVMLEAYRAGDAAAFNRVLGRYRAWLEAEHYRESRAARYEAWFNRAEPFYRGMILYLAVFLLVLASFIFRPEALRLTSEDLLWLAFAVHSAGLAFRILLQGRPPVTNLYSSAVFVGWGAAAMGLCLERMYRNGLGALVASAMGFSTLIIAHHLAGQGDTIEMMRAVLDSNFWLATHVVTITIGYSAMFLASALAHVFLFRRWMRKGSEDEAQAQLASMVYGTVCAGLFFSFLGTVLGGIWADQSWGRFWGWDPKENGALLIVLWSAILLHARWGGYIRRTGVSVMAVFGGVVTSLSWFGVNMLGVGLHSYGFMESAVFWLAGFAGLELGVMALAWRRAA, translated from the coding sequence ATGAGACGGATTTGGCGGCGGGTCCTGCCCCTGGGCTTGGGAGCCGCGGCCCTGTGGCCAGCCGGCCCCGGCGGTCCCGGAGGCTTCGACCTCAAACGTTTCGCGGAGCTCCCCGTCCTTCATGCCGGAAGGGTCAAGCCCCTCGACACCGTGGCCCGCTCCAGCCTCCTCATGATCAAGGGCGGCCAGACCCTCTCCCTCGATGGGCAGCGCGCGAGCGCCACGCGATGGCTCCTGGAAGCGGCGGCGAGGCCGGAGTCGGCCGACGCGCAGAAGATATTCCGGGTGGATGACCCGGAGCTCTTGGGGCTTATGGGCAAGCCCCAGGGCGGGCCGCGCTACCATTCCTTCATAGCTCTCGAGGGGTCTTTTGGCGAGATCTCGGCCCAGGCCGAGAGAGCCGAGAGCCGCCCGGCTTCCGGCCGAAGCCGGTTCCAGGCGGCGGTGATGAATTTGTCTGAAAGGCTCAAGCTTTACCAAAGCCTCAAGAACACTTTGCGTCCCGAGGACGCGGGAGATTGGCCGGCCGAGATAGCCCGCTACCGTCTGGCGGCCCCAGCCGCGGCCGCGGCCATCGGCGCCCATATGCGCGGCAAGGCCTTCAAGCGCTCGGATCTGGCCGGGCTCGGGGAATTCTTCGAGCGCTGTCGCCGCTTGACGCAGGCCGGGGCGTTCCGGCCTCTGCCCCCCTCCGCGGGCTCTCCCGACTGGAGCGATTCCGGAAGCGCGTTTATTCGGGAGCTCACCGGGGACGCACCCCATCCGGGAGCCGACGCTTATGCCGTCATGCTTGAAGCTTACCGCGCCGGCGACGCTGCCGCCTTCAACCGGGTCTTGGGCCGCTACCGCGCTTGGCTGGAGGCCGAGCATTACCGGGAGTCCCGCGCGGCCCGCTACGAGGCTTGGTTTAACCGCGCGGAGCCTTTCTACCGGGGGATGATCCTGTATTTGGCCGTGTTTCTCCTGGTTTTGGCTTCCTTCATTTTTCGCCCGGAGGCCCTGCGCCTAACGTCGGAGGACCTCCTGTGGCTGGCCTTCGCCGTGCATTCGGCGGGGCTGGCGTTCCGGATCCTTTTGCAGGGACGGCCTCCGGTGACCAATCTCTATTCCTCCGCCGTGTTCGTGGGTTGGGGAGCCGCGGCCATGGGGCTCTGTCTCGAGAGGATGTACCGCAACGGCCTTGGCGCGCTCGTGGCCTCGGCCATGGGATTCTCGACCTTGATCATAGCCCACCACCTGGCCGGCCAAGGAGACACCATCGAGATGATGCGCGCCGTGCTCGACTCAAACTTCTGGCTCGCCACCCACGTGGTGACCATCACGATCGGCTACAGCGCGATGTTTTTGGCCTCTGCCTTGGCCCACGTTTTCCTCTTCCGGCGCTGGATGAGAAAGGGCTCCGAGGACGAGGCCCAGGCTCAGCTGGCGTCCATGGTTTACGGTACGGTTTGCGCGGGACTCTTCTTCAGCTTCCTGGGCACCGTGCTCGGGGGCATCTGGGCCGACCAGTCCTGGGGCCGCTTCTGGGGTTGGGACCCCAAGGAGAACGGGGCCCTCTTGATCGTTCTTTGGAGCGCCATCCTGCTCCACGCCCGCTGGGGGGGCTATATCCGCCGCACGGGTGTCAGCGTCATGGCCGTGTTCGGGGGTGTTGTCACGAGCCTTTCCTGGTTCGGCGTCAACATGCTCGGGGTGGGACTGCACTCCTACGGGTTCATGGAGTCGGCGGTGTTTTGGCTGGCGGGATTCGCGGGCCTCGAGTTGGGAGTCATGGCTCTGGCCTGGCGCCGGGCCGCCTGA